From a region of the Helianthus annuus cultivar XRQ/B chromosome 5, HanXRQr2.0-SUNRISE, whole genome shotgun sequence genome:
- the LOC110943663 gene encoding major centromere autoantigen B-like → MVMYACIIMHNMILEDEGKEIFQNYFPEDVVKGTQATMEERILNGQLLRSRELHNALKADLVDHAWAIRPIRNDGDDQEDFEEEEEEEEEEEEEDFKVGAFENKGLDEGDNGEEEGKNDDEDMKASNNGGENLKRPTIAFQGVTHALKANLVEHAWAIRRIRHDDNDQEDFKEEEEEEEEEEEDFKDGAFENKCLDEGDNEEE, encoded by the exons ATGGTGATGTATGCTTGTATCATAATGCATAATATGATTTTAGAAGACGAAGGAAAAGAAATCTTCCAAAACTATTTTCCGGAAGATGTTGTTAAAGGAACGCAAGCAACAATGGAGGAGAGAATCTTAAATGGCCAACTATTGCGTTCTAGGGAGTTACACAACGCGTTAAAGGCGGATTTAGTCGATCATGCTTGGGCTATTCGCCCCATTAGAAACGACGGCGATGACCAAGAGGActtcgaagaagaagaagaagaagaagaagaagaagaagaggaagattTCAAAGTTGGAGCCTTTGAAAACAAAGGTTTGGATGAAGGAGATAACGGAGAAGAAGAAGGCAAAAACGACGATGAAGACAT GAAAGCAAGCAACAATGGAGGAGAGAATCTTAAACGGCCAACTATTGCATTCCAGGGTGTTACACACGCGTTAAAGGCGAATTTAGTCGAGCATGCTTGGGCGATTCGCCGCATTAGACACGATGACAATGACCAAGAGgacttcaaagaagaagaagaagaagaagaagaagaagaagaagatttcaaAGATGGAGCCTTTGAAAACAAATGTTTAGATGAAGGAGACAACGAAGAAGAATAA